In Novosphingobium sp. RL4, the sequence ATCGTAGGCAAGCGCCACCGCGAAATGCGAAGGGTTGGTGACGATGAACTGCGCCTCCTTCATCGCCGGCACCAGCCCGCCCATGGCGATCTTGCGCTGGCGTTCGCGGATCGCGCCTTTCTTCTCGGGCGAGCCTTCGCTTTCCTTGGCTTCATCGCGCACTTCCTGAAGCGTCATCTTCAGGCGCAGCATTCGCCGCACGAGTTGCACCGGCAGGTCCACCAGGGCGATCACGAAAAGGCCGGCCGAAAGCCACAGCAGCAACTGGACCAGCGCGTCCCAGGCATAGGCCAGTTCCCCGAACAGGTTGCCGCGCCCCAGCCGCGCGAAGGTTTCCAGCCGCGCGTCCGCCCATGTCCAGGCGATCGTGCCCAGCAGGGCGACCTTGGCGATTCCCTTGGCCATCTCGATCAGCCCGGTCGGCCCGAACATGCGCTTGAGGCCGGACATCGGGTTTATGCGCGAGCCCTTGGGCGCGAGGTTGCCGCCCAGCCAGCGTCCCTCGCCGAAGCCGAGCTGCGAGCCGAGCGAGGCGAGGATCACCGCCGCGCCCAGCACGAGGATCGGCGGCAGCATCGCGGCAAGCGCGCCCAGCAGGAACCGGCCGGGGGTGAAGTCGTCAAGCGCGGCCTTGTTCCACGTGAAGCCGGCACGCAGCACGCCTGCCAGCAGGTCCAGTATCCACGGCCCCGCCACCATGAGCCAGACCGCGCCGATCGCCACGGAGGCGGCGGTCGCCAGTTCGCGGGAACGGATGACATCGCCCTGTTTCGCCGCCTCGCGCTTGCGCTTTTCCGAAGGGGCGAAGCTCTTTTCGCCTTCCTGCTCGCTCATGGCGCAAGCAGCTGCGCGGTCTGCGCGATGGCATCGGCCGAAAGGCGGACCACGAGGTCCGTCAGCACCGGCGCGCCCACCAGCAGCGCGGCGATCCCGCCCAGCACGCCGGCCGGAAGCCCGAGCGAGAACAGGTTGAGCGAGGGGGCCGAGCGGCCGAGAACCCCGGTCACGATCTGCACCACCAGCAGGATCAGGCAGGCGGGCAGGGCGATGGTCACGGCGGTGGCGAACATGTGCGCGGCGAACCGGCCGATCAGCGCGAAACGGGCGGCGCCCAGCCAGGTCTGGCCCGGCGGCAGCGCGCGGTAGCTGTCCACGATCAGCGCGAACCATTGCAGGTGGGCGCCCAGCGCAAGGAACACCAGCGAGAGCACGACGGCGAAATATTGCCCCAGCGCGGGCGACTGCGCACCGGAATTGGGATCGACGGCGGTGGCCACGTTCATGCCCATCGAACCGCCGATCAGCTCGGCGGCAAGGATCGGTGCGGCGAAGGACAGTTGCAGCACGAAGCCGAGCGAGAGCCCGACCAGGATCTCCCCCATGACGGCAAGCATCCCCGCCACCGAAAGCAGCACCGGCGGCGGCATCACCGGGGTCCAGGCGCAGACCAGCACGGCAATGGCCCCGGCGCCGATCACCCGCACTTGCGGCGGCACCCCGGCGATACCGAACAGCGGCGCGGCAACCAGCGCCGCGCCGATCCGCGTCATCACGAAGACGAGCCGCCAGAATTCGGCCTCCAGCGCGCCGAAGCCGAAATCGAGCTGGATCACCGCGCCACCTGCTCGGCCTGCCCGGTGCGGGCGATCTGGGCGAAGACTTCCTGTGCGAACTCGCCCACCAGCGTCATCATCGATCCGCCGAAGATCACCAGCACCACGGCGGTAATCGCCAGCTTGGGCACGAAAGTCAGCGTCTGCTCGTTCACGGATGTCGCCGCCTGCACCACGCCGACCGCAAGGCCCACCGCAAGCGAGGCGATCAGCACCGGCGCGGCGACGAGCGCGGTCACCCAGAGCATCCGGTCGGCCAGCGCAAGCAGGGCGGTGATGTCCTCCACGGGCGAAACCTAGCCGAAGCTCGCCGCCAGCGAGCCCATCAGCAGGGCCCAGCCGTCCACCATGACGAACAGCAGCAGCTTGAACGGCAGCGAGACCACCATCGGGCTCATCATCATCATGCCCAGGCTCATCAGCACCGAGGACACCACCAGGTCGATCACGAGAAACGGCAGGAACAGCATGAAGCCGATC encodes:
- the fliR gene encoding flagellar biosynthetic protein FliR, whose translation is MIQLDFGFGALEAEFWRLVFVMTRIGAALVAAPLFGIAGVPPQVRVIGAGAIAVLVCAWTPVMPPPVLLSVAGMLAVMGEILVGLSLGFVLQLSFAAPILAAELIGGSMGMNVATAVDPNSGAQSPALGQYFAVVLSLVFLALGAHLQWFALIVDSYRALPPGQTWLGAARFALIGRFAAHMFATAVTIALPACLILLVVQIVTGVLGRSAPSLNLFSLGLPAGVLGGIAALLVGAPVLTDLVVRLSADAIAQTAQLLAP
- a CDS encoding EscU/YscU/HrcU family type III secretion system export apparatus switch protein, which encodes MSEQEGEKSFAPSEKRKREAAKQGDVIRSRELATAASVAIGAVWLMVAGPWILDLLAGVLRAGFTWNKAALDDFTPGRFLLGALAAMLPPILVLGAAVILASLGSQLGFGEGRWLGGNLAPKGSRINPMSGLKRMFGPTGLIEMAKGIAKVALLGTIAWTWADARLETFARLGRGNLFGELAYAWDALVQLLLWLSAGLFVIALVDLPVQLVRRMLRLKMTLQEVRDEAKESEGSPEKKGAIRERQRKIAMGGLVPAMKEAQFIVTNPSHFAVALAYDPAKAPAPVVIAKGRDERALAMREMAPEFAVPVLSYPALARSVYFTTREKQMIREDHYVAVAAILAFVLAVKRGEHRHAPDVSVPVTVRFDAEGRLDPKQD
- a CDS encoding flagellar biosynthetic protein FliQ, which produces MEDITALLALADRMLWVTALVAAPVLIASLAVGLAVGVVQAATSVNEQTLTFVPKLAITAVVLVIFGGSMMTLVGEFAQEVFAQIARTGQAEQVAR